Proteins from one methanogenic archaeon mixed culture ISO4-G1 genomic window:
- a CDS encoding AsnC family transcriptional regulator, producing the protein MIDNLDKKIIEIMKKDSRCPFVEIANQLGVSEGTIRSRVHRMTDEGIIRGFTIKTSSRNVKALVEIRIDVNTDTQGIANELASYDGVTEVFEVTGDQDIVAIVDVESSQYLNDIIERIRRYDNILSTRTRIILKEHFGEA; encoded by the coding sequence ATGATCGACAACCTGGATAAGAAGATCATCGAGATCATGAAGAAGGACTCCAGATGCCCGTTCGTGGAGATAGCGAACCAGCTGGGCGTCTCGGAGGGGACCATCCGCAGCAGGGTCCACAGAATGACAGACGAGGGAATCATCCGCGGATTCACCATCAAGACCAGTTCTAGGAACGTCAAGGCCCTGGTGGAGATCAGGATCGACGTGAACACCGACACGCAGGGCATCGCCAACGAGCTTGCAAGCTACGACGGCGTGACCGAGGTGTTCGAGGTCACAGGGGATCAGGACATCGTCGCCATCGTGGATGTTGAGTCATCTCAGTATCTGAACGATATCATCGAGCGCATCAGGCGCTACGACAACATCCTCAGCACGCGTACCCGCATCATCCTGAAGGAACATTTCGGGGAGGCATGA
- a CDS encoding 4-hydroxy-tetrahydrodipicolinate synthase DapA yields the protein MNMFRGTGTALITPFAKDGSIDEEALRRLVNFQEENGVDVLVPCGSTGESAMMSHEEHIHVIEIVRDEAKRAKILAGAGSNCTSEAIKLSKGAEDLGADGILSISPYYVKPTQEGLYQHYKAIQDAINIPVIVYNVPGRTGTNVNTQTILRLAELDGIGGVKEASGNFSQIMEILANKPDDFEVLSGDDSLTMGLLSLGGDGVISVASNCCPGLMSKMVRAAMEGDVVTARDIHEKLLPLFSALFCESNPIPIQHAMGRMGYGNGVPRLPLTELSDKGKALLDPILDKLVLRK from the coding sequence ATGAACATGTTCAGGGGAACAGGAACAGCATTGATCACACCCTTCGCGAAGGACGGATCCATCGACGAAGAGGCATTGAGGAGGCTCGTCAACTTCCAGGAGGAGAACGGAGTGGACGTCCTCGTACCGTGCGGATCGACCGGAGAATCGGCCATGATGTCGCACGAGGAGCACATACATGTCATCGAGATCGTCAGGGACGAGGCCAAGAGGGCCAAGATCCTGGCCGGCGCGGGGAGCAACTGCACCTCCGAGGCCATCAAGCTCAGCAAGGGCGCGGAGGACCTCGGGGCGGATGGTATACTCTCGATCTCACCCTATTACGTGAAGCCCACCCAGGAAGGGCTCTATCAGCACTACAAGGCCATCCAGGATGCCATCAACATACCGGTCATAGTCTACAACGTCCCGGGAAGGACCGGGACCAACGTCAACACCCAGACGATCCTCAGGCTCGCGGAGCTCGACGGGATCGGGGGTGTCAAGGAGGCCAGCGGGAACTTCTCCCAGATCATGGAGATCCTGGCCAACAAGCCCGACGACTTCGAGGTCCTCAGCGGGGACGACAGCCTCACCATGGGACTGCTCAGCCTCGGAGGGGACGGCGTCATATCCGTCGCGTCCAACTGCTGTCCCGGACTTATGAGCAAGATGGTCAGGGCCGCCATGGAGGGCGACGTCGTGACCGCCAGGGACATCCACGAGAAGCTGCTCCCGCTCTTCTCCGCACTGTTCTGCGAATCCAACCCCATCCCCATCCAGCACGCGATGGGCCGCATGGGATACGGCAACGGAGTCCCCAGGCTCCCGCTCACCGAGCTGAGCGACAAGGGCAAGGCCCTGCTCGACCCCATTCTGGACAAGCTGGTGTTGCGAAAATGA
- a CDS encoding aspartate kinase → MITVMKFGGTSVGSAEAIQRVANIIINTKGDKVIVASAMSGITNFLVGVVDNPTQDVDEVVKAFADKHIMAAEQMFDGEIMAEFRKEFDKRLASFKEAIMSDPNDAYYKDLVTSQGERFSTLMLSFYLKKMGHESIALTAETAGIAAVGLPLSGSADLIATANGMTMKVRPLLSKGIIPVITGFYGIKDGAPLTFGRGGSDYSAAVVANALDADMLEIWTDVDGFMTADPRIIKDAIKIEEMTFGEAAELAYFGAKVLHPRTIEPVRIKRIPLKVRNSFRPEEPGTLIHSLRKKGKGLLKSVATKNDLAILTISSAEIAYKPEMVAQIINKIAENNIIIYSISTSLSTVAILLGNDDVTTVIRRLNEFSNGEIERIDVNNGVSLVCCVGDDLLSRCGVTGDIFTAVKDVGANVEMISEGASEVSLNFVVPMNMVMDVVASLHSKYISGDAQ, encoded by the coding sequence ATGATCACTGTCATGAAATTCGGAGGGACCAGCGTTGGTTCCGCAGAGGCGATCCAGAGGGTTGCCAACATCATCATCAACACCAAAGGCGACAAGGTCATAGTGGCCTCCGCCATGTCCGGCATCACGAACTTCCTGGTAGGAGTCGTCGACAATCCGACCCAGGACGTGGACGAGGTCGTTAAGGCCTTCGCAGACAAGCACATCATGGCCGCCGAGCAGATGTTCGACGGCGAGATCATGGCGGAGTTCCGCAAGGAGTTCGACAAGAGGCTGGCATCTTTCAAGGAGGCCATCATGAGCGACCCGAACGACGCCTACTACAAGGATCTGGTCACATCCCAGGGTGAGAGGTTCTCCACCCTCATGCTCTCGTTCTATCTGAAGAAGATGGGACACGAGTCCATCGCCCTCACGGCGGAGACCGCCGGGATCGCGGCTGTAGGACTCCCGCTCTCCGGATCGGCAGACCTCATCGCAACCGCGAACGGCATGACCATGAAGGTCAGGCCCCTGCTGTCCAAGGGCATCATCCCGGTCATCACCGGATTCTACGGCATCAAGGACGGAGCTCCCCTCACATTCGGAAGGGGAGGTTCGGATTATTCCGCTGCGGTCGTCGCGAACGCACTAGACGCCGACATGCTGGAGATCTGGACCGACGTTGACGGTTTCATGACCGCCGACCCCAGGATCATCAAGGATGCCATCAAGATCGAGGAGATGACGTTCGGCGAGGCCGCCGAGCTCGCATACTTCGGTGCGAAGGTCCTGCACCCCAGGACCATCGAGCCCGTGAGGATCAAGCGCATCCCGCTCAAGGTCAGGAACTCCTTCAGGCCGGAAGAGCCAGGTACCCTGATCCACAGCCTCAGGAAAAAAGGAAAAGGACTGCTCAAGAGCGTCGCCACCAAGAACGACCTGGCGATCCTCACCATCAGTTCCGCGGAGATCGCATACAAGCCGGAGATGGTCGCGCAGATCATCAACAAGATCGCCGAGAACAACATCATCATCTATTCCATCTCGACATCGCTGTCCACCGTGGCTATCCTTCTGGGCAACGATGACGTCACCACGGTCATCAGGCGCCTCAACGAGTTCTCCAACGGGGAGATCGAGAGGATCGACGTCAACAACGGCGTGTCCCTCGTGTGCTGCGTCGGGGACGACCTCCTTTCCAGGTGCGGCGTCACCGGTGACATATTCACTGCGGTGAAGGACGTCGGTGCGAACGTGGAGATGATCTCGGAGGGTGCCTCCGAGGTCTCACTGAACTTCGTGGTACCGATGAACATGGTCATGGACGTCGTGGCATCCCTCCATTCGAAGTACATCAGCGGTGATGCCCAATGA
- a CDS encoding diaminopimelate decarboxylase LysA, translated as MMRDFECKDGQMYIAGVPASKIAEEFGTPVYVCDEARIRENYRTVHDAFNRFMDTSVHYACKANTNLAILRILEQEGAGIDAVSIGEVRTCLKAGFTPDRIMYTGVNVSDKELKEVAELGVMINVDSICEMERLARISPGHKISFRITPGVGSGHSDKVITGSKGAKFGIPLNQVIDTYARAKDLGFDIRGIHAHIGSGGQSVGPFMDMIQVLINLVNEISELGIDLEFIDMGGGIGVPYKPQEDEMNVEELASEITDMIEQQTDIRKLVLEPGRYIVCDAVVLLTRVNDVKDAGTKKYIGCDAGFNTLIRPAFYDSFHYVTIANKFGKACVSRYDVVGPICESGDYLAHDRVLPEPQVGDIVAVYNAGAYGFSMSSNYNSRPLCAEVLVNDGKAELIREPETIEELWRHQIIPKRLM; from the coding sequence ATGATGCGCGACTTCGAATGCAAGGACGGACAGATGTACATCGCGGGAGTCCCCGCTTCCAAGATTGCGGAGGAGTTCGGCACTCCGGTCTACGTCTGCGACGAGGCCAGGATCAGGGAGAACTACCGCACCGTGCACGACGCGTTCAACAGGTTCATGGACACCAGCGTCCACTACGCATGCAAGGCCAACACGAACCTCGCGATTCTGAGGATACTCGAGCAGGAGGGCGCGGGGATAGACGCGGTCTCCATCGGGGAGGTCAGGACATGCCTGAAGGCAGGATTCACGCCTGACAGGATCATGTACACCGGCGTCAACGTCAGCGATAAGGAGCTCAAGGAGGTCGCCGAGCTGGGAGTGATGATCAACGTCGACTCCATCTGCGAGATGGAGAGGCTGGCCAGGATCTCGCCCGGACACAAGATCTCTTTCCGTATCACGCCCGGGGTCGGCTCCGGACACAGCGACAAGGTCATCACCGGTTCCAAGGGGGCCAAGTTCGGTATCCCCCTCAACCAGGTCATCGACACGTACGCCAGGGCCAAGGACCTGGGATTCGACATCAGGGGCATACACGCCCACATAGGATCCGGCGGACAGTCCGTCGGACCGTTCATGGACATGATCCAGGTCCTGATCAACCTGGTCAACGAGATCAGCGAGCTCGGAATCGACCTGGAGTTCATCGACATGGGAGGAGGAATCGGAGTCCCGTACAAGCCCCAGGAGGACGAGATGAACGTCGAGGAGCTTGCATCCGAGATCACCGACATGATCGAGCAGCAGACCGACATCAGGAAGCTCGTCCTGGAACCCGGAAGGTACATCGTGTGCGATGCCGTGGTGCTCCTCACCAGGGTCAACGACGTCAAGGACGCGGGCACCAAGAAGTACATCGGATGCGACGCGGGATTCAACACCCTCATCAGGCCCGCCTTCTACGACTCGTTCCACTACGTCACGATCGCGAACAAGTTCGGCAAGGCATGCGTCAGCAGATACGACGTCGTCGGGCCCATATGCGAATCCGGTGACTATCTGGCACATGACCGTGTGCTCCCCGAGCCGCAGGTCGGGGACATCGTCGCCGTCTACAACGCCGGTGCATACGGATTCTCGATGTCTAGCAACTACAACTCAAGACCGCTGTGCGCAGAGGTCCTCGTGAACGACGGCAAGGCGGAACTCATCCGCGAACCGGAGACGATCGAGGAGCTCTGGAGACACCAGATCATACCCAAGAGGCTGATGTAA